A window from Zingiber officinale cultivar Zhangliang chromosome 7A, Zo_v1.1, whole genome shotgun sequence encodes these proteins:
- the LOC121999528 gene encoding oleosin-B6-like, protein MAPLEVPTSVVSTSTVFTVPPGVLPAYPAPAPALPTAYPAPRPPRPTMYSAPAAPVAPGPTVYPAAPAPAIPVTPHPVPLPTVHPAAATYADPAVPLTAYAPVYAAAP, encoded by the coding sequence atggctcctttagaagTACCTACTTCGGTTGTATCCACCTCTactgtatttacggtaccaccaggggtactaccggcatacccCGCACCTGCTCCGGCCCTACCTACGGCGTACCCGGCACCAAGGCCACCGAGACCTACCATGTATTCGGCACCAGCAGCACCTGTGGCCCcaggacctacagtgtacccagcagcacctgcaccagCGATACCAGttactccacatccggtaccactacctaccgtacatccagccgcgGCCACCTATGCTGACCCTGCGGTGCCACTgacggcatatgctccagtttatgcAGCAGCACCGTGA